One region of Pangasianodon hypophthalmus isolate fPanHyp1 chromosome 15, fPanHyp1.pri, whole genome shotgun sequence genomic DNA includes:
- the abraxas1 gene encoding BRCA1-A complex subunit Abraxas 1 produces the protein MEEYSTTVRTSGLVLSSLMFQHLNSDCDVEGLLLGESVGEEKSKITDSQTDHIQFVHTINIQKHITCRKTHSFYNNTCEVDKEKIRQVLSNLKEENVIGWYRQRRNTSQQMTLKEQLVHQNLRKLLPYQELIFLLLTPSEVTLSHSTHRLEYTAFIWNGSQYSSIPVSVSNLGMLEQQDYWRVSATCPSLSHCQAIKQHRAKFFSSEQDLREVEEVNDMNDALLDEMKSACVRVEKSERRVEKLQAEITELREAVRERRRKLQDSDTKESSPPEKPEENVLLCAALKALFPNTPSLRSQTLSVEGFPVLHMCCTEDHGVDVPTKLPLLLLQCDHTARKRRMSSGSRLKGKFQSTGVSQKGKKRKVDAELSEPLSESGSDTEVEVSSPNQSNSPVF, from the exons ATGGAGGAATACAGCACAACTGTCAGAACATCCGGATtggttttgagttcattaatgtttcAGCATCTAAACAGTGACTGTGATGTG GAGGGATTATTACTCGGTGAGAGTGTCGGAGAGGAGAAGAGCAAAATCACTGACTCACAGACGGACCACATACAATTCGTGCACACAATAA atatTCAAAAGCACATCACATGCAGGAAGACTCACAG cTTCTACAACAACACTTGTGAAGTGGACAAAGAGAAGATTAGGCAGGTTCTGTCCAATCTCAAAGAG GAgaatgtgattggctggtaTCGCCAGCGCAGAAACACCAGTCAACAAATGACTCTCAAAGAACAGTTGGTTCATCAGAATTTGAGGAAGCTGTTGCCGTATCAGGAACTCATTTTCTTGCTGCTCACGCCGTCTGAGGTGACGTTGTCGCACTCCACCCACCGCCTCGAGTACACAGCCTTCATATGGAACGGCAG TCAGTACAGTAGTATCCCAGTCTCAGTGAGCAACCTGGGTATGCTGGAGCAGCAGGATTACTGGAGAGTCTCTGCTACATGTCCCTCTCTGAGTCACTGTCAagccataaaacaacacag AGCCAAATTCTTCTCTTCAGAGCAGGACCTCAGAGAGGTGGAGGAAGTCAACGACATGAATGACGCCTTGTTAGATGAAATGAAG agtgcgtgtgtgagagtggaGAAGAGCGAGCGGCGAGTGGAGAAGCTACAGGCTGAGATCACTGAGCTCAGAGAGGCCGTCAGAGAGCGGAGGAGAAAACTGCAAGACAGTGACA CCAAAGAAAGTTCTCCTCCTGAAAAACCCGAGGAGAACGTCCTGCTGTGTGCGGCTCTGAAAGCGCTGTTCCCCAACACGCCGTCATTACGCAGTCAGACTCTGAGCGTCGAGGGTTTCCCCGTACTGCACATGTGCTGCACTGAGGACCACGGCGTCGACGTTCCCACCAAActgccgctgctgctgctgcagtgtGATCACACCGCGAGGAAGAGGAGAATGAGCTCGGGCTCCAGGCTGAAGGGGAAATTTCAGTCCACAGGCGTCTCACAGAAAGGTAAAAAGAGGAAGGTGGACGCAGAGCTGAGCGAGCCACTGTCCGAAAGCGGGTCTGACACCGAGGTGGAGGTGAGCAGCCCGAACCAAAGCAACTCCCCGGTGTTTTAA
- the mrps18c gene encoding 28S ribosomal protein S18c, mitochondrial: MLALLNYRVFQTALSKHGNLPNISVQCLRSLSITQQEDTLKDVPIKMENPYKQPQKGCILCNVPVDYKNIQLLSQFISPHTGRIYGRHITGLCGHKQREVTKAIKRARSMGFMSITLKDPQFIKDPNICDIRHME; this comes from the exons ATGCTTGCCCTTTTAAATTATCGAGTGTTTCAGACAGCCCTGTCAAAGCATGGGAACTTACCTAACATTTCAG TTCAATGTCTCAGAAGTTTGTCCATCACCCAACAAGAGGACACATTAAAGGATGTG cctattaaaatggaaaatccaTATAAACAACCGCAGAAGGGTTGCATCCTGTGTAACGTGCCAGTGGACTATAAAAACATCCAG TTGCTGTCACAGTTTATCTCACCACACACGGGCAGAATATACGGCCGGCACATCACAG GTTTGTGCGGTCACAAACAGAGGGAGGTGACAAAAGCGATCAAGAGAGCTCGCTCAATGG GTTTCATGTCAATAACACTGAAAGATCCACAGTTTATCAAAGACCCCAACATTTGTGACATCAGACACATGGAGTAG